The proteins below are encoded in one region of Mesoplasma melaleucae:
- the mgtE gene encoding magnesium transporter, translated as MIKLDHIEEQIENALAEKDVKKLRNISKETQFVDFAEAMEQFESKKVLKIFRLLEIEEAAEIFTYLNSEDQEYIIEAFTNTEIQEILDELYTDDIIDLIDEMRIEVVKKILKATTKDVRKELNNILKYKEHTAGAIMSINFTELKADNTVEMAIKAIKRRHDEYDEIDDLFIIDEQNKLLGWIELKQLLINEQSTKLGDIMNTKLINVNVEMDQEEVANYFKRYDINTLPVVNKNQELVGIITVDDVIDVLVEESTEDIQNFAGIDADDVDSDYFETNIYKMYKSRVIWLSILLLIGIITHVIMILMFNLVPGLNDLEKGKEIIMMLPILIVVAGISGNIANQSSLMMIRSLALNQVHKKEIKNILGKELVVGALLGITLAFINVIRLLIIYAVQDNGSISSTSWMIILFSTLGILVVAILANLLGILLPLVLKKLKKDPTIASSPLITSLVDIMCVLVFIGFALIIV; from the coding sequence ATGATAAAACTAGACCATATTGAAGAACAGATAGAAAATGCATTAGCTGAAAAAGATGTAAAAAAACTAAGAAATATTTCGAAGGAAACTCAATTTGTTGACTTTGCTGAAGCAATGGAACAATTTGAAAGTAAAAAAGTGTTAAAAATTTTTAGACTGCTTGAAATTGAAGAAGCAGCTGAAATTTTCACATATTTAAATTCAGAAGATCAAGAATATATTATTGAAGCTTTTACTAATACTGAAATTCAAGAAATCTTAGATGAACTTTATACTGATGACATTATTGATTTAATTGATGAAATGCGAATTGAAGTTGTTAAAAAGATTTTAAAAGCAACTACAAAAGATGTGCGTAAAGAATTAAACAATATTCTTAAATATAAAGAACATACAGCTGGTGCCATAATGAGTATCAATTTTACTGAATTAAAAGCAGATAACACCGTAGAAATGGCAATTAAAGCTATTAAACGTCGTCATGATGAATATGATGAGATTGATGACTTATTTATTATTGATGAACAAAACAAATTGTTAGGGTGAATTGAATTAAAACAATTGCTAATCAATGAACAATCAACTAAACTTGGTGATATTATGAATACTAAGTTAATTAATGTTAATGTTGAAATGGATCAAGAAGAAGTAGCAAACTACTTTAAACGATATGATATCAACACTTTACCAGTAGTAAATAAAAATCAAGAATTAGTAGGAATCATTACAGTTGATGATGTGATTGACGTTTTAGTTGAAGAATCAACAGAAGATATTCAAAATTTTGCAGGAATTGATGCAGATGATGTTGATTCAGATTATTTTGAAACTAATATTTACAAAATGTATAAATCAAGAGTTATTTGATTATCAATTTTATTATTAATTGGAATTATCACTCATGTAATCATGATTTTAATGTTCAACTTAGTGCCAGGACTAAATGATTTAGAAAAAGGAAAAGAAATTATCATGATGTTACCAATTTTAATTGTGGTAGCAGGGATTTCTGGAAACATTGCAAACCAATCATCATTAATGATGATTAGATCACTTGCTTTAAACCAAGTTCATAAAAAAGAAATCAAAAATATTTTAGGAAAAGAACTTGTTGTTGGAGCTTTATTAGGTATTACACTAGCATTTATTAATGTTATAAGACTTTTAATCATCTACGCTGTTCAAGATAATGGGTCAATTAGTTCAACATCATGAATGATCATTTTATTTTCAACACTAGGAATTCTTGTTGTTGCTATATTAGCAAACTTATTAGGAATTCTATTGCCATTAGTATTAAAAAAACTTAAAAAGGACCCAACTATTGCATCATCACCATTAATTACAAGTCTTGTTGATATCATGTGTGTATTAGTATTTATTGGATTTGCATTAATTATAGTTTAG
- a CDS encoding serine hydrolase domain-containing protein, which yields MNWKNTELKIKDFINNKLFNGMVIKITKDNQEIYFNNFGYSNIEKKLKLKKDNIFALYSMTKPITAAACLLLIQRGLLSLEDQINKFYPNFNQEIKIKHLLNMTSGLTYFWNNSESGKEIKHAFDKVENENISLQDFCEIVSNAEVISKPGEEWHYGISLDVISGIIEKVAKQNFSEFLQDNIFEPLNMKDTGFYVKDLTRKTEVYEFAKTMQGNKLTLNKNFHFLMPFTNKEPHACLGGSGLFSTANDYTRFLNFLIDGKISDIQFIEEELLNEMRKDQLNDKKATFRWTFNKDYSYGYGVRVRLKNEHTPLTEIGEFGWDGALGSAGLVDPKNKITMTFLSSSYPGNNKIVQTELFDAVYKDLRELKIIN from the coding sequence ATGAATTGAAAGAACACAGAATTAAAAATTAAAGATTTTATAAATAATAAATTATTCAATGGAATGGTAATAAAAATAACAAAAGATAACCAAGAAATTTATTTTAATAATTTTGGATATTCAAATATTGAAAAAAAATTAAAGCTCAAAAAGGATAATATCTTTGCGCTTTATTCAATGACAAAGCCTATTACTGCTGCTGCTTGTTTGTTATTAATTCAAAGAGGTTTATTAAGTCTTGAAGATCAAATTAATAAGTTTTATCCTAATTTTAATCAAGAAATTAAAATTAAACACTTATTAAATATGACTTCTGGTTTAACATACTTTTGAAATAACTCAGAAAGTGGAAAAGAAATAAAACATGCTTTTGATAAAGTTGAAAATGAAAACATTTCATTACAAGACTTTTGTGAAATAGTAAGTAATGCTGAGGTAATTTCAAAACCTGGAGAAGAATGACATTATGGTATTTCATTAGACGTTATTAGTGGAATTATTGAAAAGGTTGCAAAGCAAAATTTTAGTGAATTTCTACAAGATAATATCTTTGAACCGCTTAATATGAAAGATACAGGTTTTTATGTAAAAGATTTAACTCGTAAAACAGAAGTCTATGAATTTGCTAAAACTATGCAAGGAAATAAATTAACTTTAAATAAAAATTTTCACTTTTTAATGCCTTTTACTAACAAAGAACCGCATGCTTGTCTTGGCGGAAGTGGTTTGTTTTCAACAGCTAATGACTATACAAGATTTTTAAACTTTTTAATTGATGGTAAGATTAGTGATATTCAATTTATTGAAGAAGAATTACTAAATGAAATGAGAAAAGATCAATTAAATGATAAAAAAGCAACTTTTAGATGAACTTTTAATAAAGACTATTCATATGGTTATGGTGTTAGAGTAAGATTAAAAAATGAACATACACCATTAACTGAAATCGGAGAGTTTGGTTGAGATGGAGCCTTAGGTAGTGCAGGGCTTGTTGATCCTAAAAATAAAATTACTATGACATTTTTAAGTTCAAGTTATCCTGGTAATAATAAAATAGTGCAAACTGAACTATTTGATGCAGTATACAAAGATTTAAGAGAATTAAAAATAATAAATTAA